The stretch of DNA AAAGTAAAGTAGATAATAATTATGGACTTCCTTACTTCAAGACAGTTTCTTCCAAAAAGAAAAGGGAGAAGAGGAGTTAAAGTGGCACTCTGCAACCACCCCTTCGCAGGATTTCATCCCCGGCTGAGATAAAAAATGCCTGTGGGAGAAAGTCGATTGGAGAAAAGGGCGACAGGTCCCAAAGCAGTTCGGCAAATTGATGCCCTTTGGAAAGGACTCTCCTGCAATTTCGGCCGAGCAATGCAAATTCGAGTGCTATCTCAATTCGGTCTGGTTTGGCGGAGAACCTCTACCTTTAGTAAGTAGTTGGGGAAGAAAACTCACCCCGTTGCTGAAAACCCGGGCTATAATTTGTGGGCTTTGCCTGCCTGGAGGGCGTCTTATTTATAGCGGGGCTTTAATATCAATGTAAGCCTTCCCCGCCCACACTACGTACTTATTGATACAAGTTGGCTTTGACTTCCGGGCTTTTTATTTCCACCTGTGCGAGGGTTTGCTTTGGTTTGGTTAAGTACAAGGACCAAAGAGTATATATCTTGTATGGGCGCATTTTTGTGGTTATAATCGGATTTTATTGCAAATTAACGAGCCACCCTCTCCATTTGCCGAGAAGTTTACCCACCTCCCGCTGCGTATAATATTTCAAGCGTTCTGTAAGTCCTTCTGCCGCTGTTGTCTTTAGCTTTGGTTATTTATACGATTTTTATTACCTTCATTCGGTCCGCACTGGAGTTGCCGTCTCGCTCTCATTCTTATACCCActcccattttcattttcattcccaTTCCGATCCTGCGGTTGTTAGGCAGGTGTTCTCTGCCTTCCCCCCGCCCACAGCACTCCATTATCCTGGTGGAAAAGTTGCTCCTTACTGCTCCTCACTGCTTACTGGCCCTTTATTAGCCCTACTCCTCGTCGAGttgcatttattattatgtgaATTTTGGTATTTCTTCGATATTAATTTGTTGCTCCTGCCGCGTGTTCCTTTTAGTGGCCTCTCAATATTCATTAGTGCTTTGATTTGTTATGGTTTCTCCTTGGCTTTCGGCCCCCGTTCACTCTTTGATATCAGTTcttgtgttgtttttattgccacaAGTATTTTGATTGCCGTGCAGAGGGGTTCGTTCATTGGGACTGTATGATTCGGGCCTCTGTTATTACGCCAGCGAAAAGCGAATACAACAAGTTGAACTAGTTTGGCGGCAGCTGCTAGACGCCCCgagttttgatatttttcatgTTACACACAGTTTTTCTGAAAACATACCCTGCTTTAATTGAATAGGTTCATTCTCAACAGGGGCTTTGCCATAAAGTTAAcatagaaaaaaaagtaaaagggtttatttttgcaattttttttttatattggtATAATAACTAAACTGATTGAGAgtgtgaatttttaaaattaagttaaatataaaaaccaaataccgATTTTTGGTTAATATTATAGCGGAGGATGTcagtttatattattataatttaagtcGTTCAGGACAAATCTATATGGTCTATATACAGGCCATACATGGTTCAGAAAAtactataatttattttcagaaagttatttaatttctaagagtattttctattttccacATATATGTGTATACACTGGCTCTTTAAAGACCTGGTTTTTTCGGTGGCCAGGCGTTGGTCGCCgttgattttcatttaattaccGAACCAAATTTCCGACACTTTAAACGATGGCggcataaaataattgcaagTGCTGAAAACATTAACAAACCGGATTGCAGCTTCAGGTTGGGTCTCAGCTCcagtttcggtttcagttgGAGTTGCAGTTGCCAATCCACTCCGGTTGTTGGCCAGCTCGATCGTTCGTTGGCTTTTGAGTTGCAGGCGCGactttcgttttcttttttgctgctgctgtgctgctgttgccgcttTTGCTGCcaattgtaattgaattttgtgttgTCGGCAAAGTGGCAACCGTCAGGCAACAGCGGCAGCGAAAAGGAAGCAATTTCAGgctaaatttagtttaaatgcCTACCCCTTCGCTCTCGACTGACTGACTGCCGACTTTTTGCAGCAATATGCCTCCTGCCGTACAGTGTGTGCTCGCTTTTAGAGCCGAACTGCTGCGCTCGCTGCCGGCTGGAATTATGCTTACTTTGGAATTCAATTAACTTGAATTTGTTGCAGTGGCGCGACGTGATTTCATTTTTCCCGATGCACTTTTCAAAGCACCAGTCCCCGGTGCGATGATTGTGTTTTATGGGGGCTAATGAGAGGTAGCTCCATTTTAACGTTTACTAAAAAGACATTCGTGCTCATTGCTGGAGTattataaattgattttatcccATTACAAtacttgttaaaaataaacaaatatttaaatgtatttatacccgttacttgtagagtaaaaAGGTGTATTGCAATcgtgcaaaaatatgtaacaggtagaaggaatcGTTTCCAATCCTATAaagcatatatattcttgatcagcatcaccagccgagtcgatctagcaaTGCCAGTCTGTCCATCAGTCTGTCTGACGCTGAGAtcttgtaaattttaaaagctagaaagttgggactAACTAATGCAGATTTGTGGGGTTCCTAGTAGGGACTTCCTACGCAGCTTAAGCTTGTTTCATCAGAGTGATACGCCCCAATCGTCTTTAGCGAatttaaaaggtgtctggcgcccacatctttaaagattttgaagcaaaataaaagcaattttttgtgtttattaacacctattgaaatgtagaagaatttttaaatcagaccattcaataaaaagttataagcaaatagtgtaattcaagcagtgcaagcagttgcTTTACTGCATGcatatctccctcgcacttccttccTCGAAAGCGTTGCTCCTTATAACTAAAACAGACGACACGTTTTGGCAGCAAGACGCAGGTCTGGATCTACAGGGCAGTTGAAGGCCGCTCTGCTCGATAAGGCGCCCACAATTGCGTTCCTTTGTAAGTTTCTTTGTCCTTTGGAATTGTAATAAAGCGATTGGGCGTATTTCACAAAGAAGAGCTGATCGGCGGACAAGTTGAGTCCTGGCATCTCCTTGGTGACATTGTGCTGATTCTTTTGGCTTTTGTAGGCCGCAAATGCTAATTGCAATGATGCGATTTCGTCCAAGTGCTGCTTTAGTGTATCGCTTGTCAGATTCAGATACTTACTGTAGTGATCCAGAAAGCTTTTGGCGCGTTCCTCAAACATGGGTTGCGCACCCTTTAACGAGAAGTTTATATGGCCGATGATTTCCTGGCCAAGAAGACCACCCAAAGCGCCGAACTTCATGGCGGACGGCCAGTAATCTTCGTAATCTTGCAAAAACCTCACCAAGTGATGAACGTCTATCAACAAACCCCTCTGCGATCGGATTTCATTGGAAAGTTCCTTAGAGTGACGAGTGCTGAATCGATCGATGTCGACAATGAGGCGTTGAAGGTTTATAAACGTCGCCGGATAACTATCTTCTACTATTTCCAGGCGGCCCATCTCCCTGATTAGGCGATCGGTTAGCAAATTGTTCTGGACTGAGCTTATGGGCGACAAAAATGGGGATCCCTTACGCAGTACCTCCTTTCGAGACTCCCAGTCCAACCAATCGGTTTCTTCCAGCGTTCTTCTTAGGCTTTTCCGCAAGTCCTTAACTCCCATCTTTGTTTTCTCCGTAAGGTAGGCCTGTAAATGAATtcattatataattaattttacatttttaaatgtttatttttcgtCATCCATAAGACTTACTGCCATATAGAGTTTGTTGAAGAGATACGGCATGGAGTTATTCGCCTTGGCTACTGTCGTCAGTAATTTTGGCGTCGAATGAGTACAGCAGCTTCTAGCCAAATAATTGACCACAGCCTCAGGATGACGTTTTGACACCTCGTTCATCTTCTCAACGTACAAATTGAATTCGGATGCATTCTGAGCCCAGGAATCGTAGGGATACCATTTTATGGCGTTTGTTAGCGCGTCGCGATAGAACGCTAAAACCCCGTCGGTCACACTTGCAATTTTATCCTCTGGCAATTGAAAGGATTGTAAGTATTGGCTCATACGCGATCTATCCAATCGAAATGCGAAAGAAACTCCATCCGCGACATTGTCCCTTTGGAGGATGGATTCAAAGCCTAGATGCGGTGTATGCACAAACGGCTCAAAGGGATAACTATCTGATGTAATCTCGAAGATCAGACCCTTGGCCCCGTAATCGAGCAAGTGGGAAAGCCTCCTATTGACCGAATGAGGGTTAGGTAATGAGAATCAGCAGCAGGAAACGTCTGGAGATCAGCCTCCAAACAGGCTTTGTATAATTTCTGGGCCACTCTATGTTCGCTGGACACATTGAGAGATTCCGCCTGTTCTCTCATGGCCACTAAGTCCTCAATTTTGTCCTCTAGATGTTTCGTAATAGAAAGTGGTTGAAGTTCGAATTCGTAATTTCTACAGGCGAACTCAAAAAAGTTGTCACAAGTTCATGATGTATTTCATGCTATCCGCATCGAACTGTAGCTCTTCACTTTTCGAATTTGGAATTGCGTTCCCATCGCTTTTCGGGGAAAATATTAGTAAAAGCAAGAAGATCAGAAGACAGACCGATCTTGGGTATAATTCCATGTTAATCAACCGACGAGGTATACCTATTTTGTCCGAACTTATGGGCCGACTGTTCgattcaaaaacaaaacttatACTGCCAgcttttttcaaaacttaccCATTTTTATATGCCCAGAGTAGAACACGCCATTTATGgcatgattttaaataaatttatttatatagacTAATCTATCACCAAATATGTTTgcgaaatatataataaatatttttctactgCCGATATATGTAAATACTTATCTACTTCATTATTCCATTGCGATAACCAATTTCAAACAGTCACAGAAATTCGACTAATCTTGACTTGGATAAAAAACATCTAGAGCACAAGAAATTTTCGACCCTTATCTTAAGTACACTGTACTTATAACCAAAAGttcagaaaaaaacaaaagtaatcaagaatatactaAAGAAAGAATCTGGTTTGCGTTCGTTTACTTTATACATTtcatacacaaacaaattaaaatttgtgtaCACTTGCAGAGGATATTGACGCCATTACTTTTTATTCGAGGTACTCGATCATAGCCTGTTCAAATTTTCTTCCGGCTGCGTAGATACCCTGAAAttcttgaaaacaaaaaaggaagaaaaaaatcattttagttTCTCACGCAAACGAAATCTTTTTTATATGTAATTtgttctaatttaaaacaataaatttataacaaaCATGTTGGTTCAATACcaataaaaatacgaaaaattgCGTTCATCATTCATTAAGAATTAGTTGAAATTCATCCGCTGGAGGGGTTTCCATTATCGGAAAAGCTCCTAAGCGCTCTTTAATCGAACCAAAGTCCTCGCCTGTAATACTGTAAAATGTAACTGCAAACTGTTCGCCCGCCACCCAAAGTCCCATGTATTTCTGGCTCGTATAATCCGGGCATATGGCAGGATGACTGCGGAACGAGTCCAAACTGAAACTGTTTGTTGTTGACGCTCGGGCTTAACGCTCATTACAATTTTCAAGTACATTTGCGCTGATAGTTACACCAAACCAACTTCCATGTGCGCCGAGCAGACAGACAGGACCTTGAAACATATACTATGCAAATATAGCACAGATACGGAAAACTCCACTCGACTGAAGGAGGAGGAAATCCATGTGGGAATCCATGAGGATGGATGTGGGCGAAAGCAAGACCCTCCAGCGGGGCAAACAGTT from Drosophila takahashii strain IR98-3 E-12201 chromosome 2R, DtakHiC1v2, whole genome shotgun sequence encodes:
- the LOC108056488 gene encoding neprilysin-1-like, whose translation is MSQYLQSFQLPEDKIASVTDGVLAFYRDALTNAIKWYPYDSWAQNASEFNLYVEKMNEVSKRHPEAVVNYLARSCCTHSTPKLLTTVAKANNSMPYLFNKLYMAAYLTEKTKMGVKDLRKSLRRTLEETDWLDWESRKEVLRKGSPFLSPISSVQNNLLTDRLIREMGRLEIVEDSYPATFINLQRLIVDIDRFSTRHSKELSNEIRSQRGLLIDVHHLVRFLQDYEDYWPSAMKFGALGGLLGQEIIGHINFSLKGAQPMFEERAKSFLDHYSKYLNLTSDTLKQHLDEIASLQLAFAAYKSQKNQHNVTKEMPGLNLSADQLFFVKYAQSLYYNSKGQRNLQRNAIVGALSSRAAFNCPVDPDLRLAAKTCRLF